The window CCCGTAGCGCAGGCCATCGGGCCTGGCGCCGGGCCTATTTCGCCGGGCGAACCGTAATCGGCACCGGACGGATGCGCCACGTGTCTCGTTCCGCGTCTTGCTGCGGAGTTCCCCACGACGGCAGCCCGTTCACGACTGGCACGGGGGTAAGCGAACACTCCGGACTACGCGCTCGAACGGAGAGTAGCAGCTCCCCCTTTAGCAGGCATGTCCCAAAACGGCAAGGCCCCCCTTACGGGAGGCCTTTGCCCGTCTGGCTACTGGTTGAAGGGAGGAGAGAGGAGGAAGCAGCCAGACTGATCTGAGGAGAGGAACGAGCTACCGCACCTCGATCACTTTTTCTTCGATCCGGCGTTCGGGCCCAGGCCCTTCGCGCAGCATAATGCGTCGCTGTTCCCTGACTCCCCCACCCCAGCGGGGCTTGCCCCAGCCCATTCGGGACCAGCCCATCTCCCGGGCTTTCTTTCGCTGCTCGGGGGTAAGGAGCTTCCATACGGCGAGATGATGTGCGATGCGTTTCTTCTGCAGTGTGGCCTGGAGCTTGTGGATCTCGTCCACCTTGGCCTCAATGGCCTTCTGATCGGGGGAGTCGGCCATGAGGAGCTGCTGAAGCTCCAGCCGCTTTACCCCTAACTCATTTCGGGTGGCCAGGGTTTCTTTGGCGAACTGAAGCCGCAGCTCCGCCAGCTTAGCCTGCTGCTCCTCCGTGAGGTCGAGCTTCGACCAGAACGGCCGGTCCGGATCCGGATCACAGAAAGGACCCGGCTGCGCAAAGGCCAACGTAGTCGTCAGCAGCAAACCGAGCATCATCCCAATTCCCACGGCTCTTTTCATTCAGACCACCTCCTTGGGGTTTTGGCATGTCTGGCAGCGGATGTTCCCGCCGCTCCTCCCTGGGTTCGGGGAACGGCGGTTCTCTTCGCCCCCGGACTCGCGGTTCCCTGCGTCGGACGATGTCTTCGATGGTTTTCTGGAAGCGGGCCGCCTGCTCCGGAGTGAGCACTTTCCGGAGTTCCCCGAAGAAACGCAGGGTTCGTAGCTCCATTTCTGCCTGGATCTGGCTGATCTTCTGCACGCGTTCGGCAACGGCCAGACTGTCGGCTCCCTCCTCGAGCACTGCCCGAGCCAGCGCCGCCCTTTCCTCCCTGAGCCTCTCGCGCAGGGGGTGAAGGCTGCGGAAATACTCCTGCCGCATGCTGTCGAACTGGGCCTTCTGGCCTGGCGTAAGACCGAGCTCCGTCCACGGCTCCCGAGGGGGACGGGAAAAACCCTTTCCCACGCCGCGTCGCGGTCCGGCCGTCCACAGATAGATAACCACCGCGACGGCCGCGATATTCACGGCCACCGAAAACAACAGGGCGTAGATCGTCCACCGGGCGCGCATCATTTACCCCCTGCGTCGGCAAATGCGACCGTCTCCACCGCTTCGGTGAAAGAACCGCTGAGCGGATCCACGTACAGGGACGAACTGGCCTGGGAACCGTTGGCCACCTCTGAACCTGCTGCCTGCCAGAGATGGTGGAATTCTGCACCCAGCAGGCTACCCAGGAGCAAGCCTGCAGCTACCACCATCGGCACGAGGGCGCGCTCGAGGGCGATCCGCCAACGGGGAAGCATCACCGCCGTCTCCTCAGCAGCGATCCGCGCAGCGATGCGGGCCGGAAGCCAATCCGGAGCTTGCGGTGCTTCCCATTCTTTGAGCAGCGCGTCAAGAGCCACCATTCGCAGCCGGAACAAGCGGCAGTTGTCGCAGAACACCAGATGCTCCCGCACGAACGGAGGCAGCTCCGATTCCTCCGTCGCACCGGCTCGGCTCAGAATCTGTTGGATCTTGTCGCAGCTCATTGTCCCTGACCGTGCTTCGTTCCTCTGCCTTTAACTACACCGCAAGGCGTCAATCCTTGCGCCTTTTCGTTGGGGGACTTGCCTCCGCCGCAGGGCCCGTCGAGGGCAACTCAAGCAGTTCCGCAAGCTTTTCGGCCAGAGCGAGCTTGGCCCGGTGCAGCCTGGATTCGACCGACGCCACGCTGGTCCCCATCACTTCGGCGATCTCTCGGTAGTTCAGGCCCTCATAGCGGTGCAGGATCACAGCGATCCTTTGTTTTTCGGGGAGGGACTCGATGGCCTTGCGCACGGCCTCCGCCCTCTCGTTCTTCTCCACGAGCTCATCCGGCCCGGCGGCCACGTCGCGGAAGAGGCTTGCGAGCTCGTCCCCTTCCTCATCCGCGGCCTGCGAACGCAGGAGCGCATTAAGGGAAAGCCAGCGCCGACGCTTTCTCCAGCGCAGGACGTTCAGACAGTGGTTCAGGCAGATTCGATAGAGCCAGGTGGAAAAGCGGAGCTCCGGTCGGAAACTGGAAGCCGCACTGTAGACCTTGAGGAAGATCTCTTGTGTGGCGTCGGCGGCGTCCTCGCTGCTTCCGAGGATTCGGTAGCTTGTGGCGTAGACTTTCCGGTAGTAGCGGCGTACCAGCCGATCGTACGCCCAGCGGTCACCGGCTGCCGCACGGATCATGAGCTGGCCATCTTCTTCGTCAGGCCTCTGGGACGTCGACTCGGTGGTTCCGAGCGGCTCCAGAGGGGCCCTCTCCTCATTTCCCCTGCCGTCCATCCCAGGCTTGCCGGTCGTTGCGGACTCCACAGACTTCTGCCTAAACGGCTGGACCCGCTCTTAGTCCTCAGGGATTGGTACACCGCAGTGCGTGAACACCTTCGTGGCGACAAGGGTTCCCGGCTGTTTTCCCGCTTCCGAGTTGTCGGGAACAAACCCCACTCTCGGTGTTCTGGCTACGCATTCCATCCAAAGCGACGGCTCGCGTGGTCCGGAGGCCTGCCCTGCACAGCTCGCATCTGCTGGCGCCTCTCAGGATTAATCGAACGAGTGAAATGCAGAGTCATGCGCAAACCTCGCTCTCAGCAGGCCCGGAGCAGTGCGTCGCCTTCCGGGCTATAGAGCTGGTGAAAACAAGATGGGCTGATGGTCGCGCAACAAGATGCTCAAAACGAAAGAGCCCGCCGGCGATCGCCGGTCGGGCTCTTTTTGGGAAGGAGGGCCTGCCATGAAGCCAATGTTGTCAACGCCGAAGGAGCACTCGGGTTCACGGAAGTTTTTGTAACAGATCTTGCGGCCGATCCTGCGGCGAAGCGCACCGATCTTTACTTGGTGTCGTTCTCTTTCCGATCCCTCTTTTCCTGGATGCGAGCGGCCTTCGTGGACAGGCCTCTGAGGTAGAACAGTTTGGCCCTGCGCACCTTGCCTCGCCGCAGGCACTCGATCTTTACGATGTTCGGCGAGTGGAGGGGGAAGATTCTTTCCACGCCGATCCCATCCGACACCTTGCGGACAGTGAAGGTCTCATTGAGACCGCTCCCCCGCCGCGAGATAACCACGCCCTGAAACACCTGGACGCGCTCCTTGTCTCCTTCCACAACCTTCACGTGGACGGCGACTGTATCCCCTGGGCCGAATTCCGGGATATCCGTCTTCAATTGCGAAGCTGTGACCAGATCCACTTTATTCATATCCTCCTCCGCTACAAACCGGCTATTGGGCCAAGTCCTTTTCGCAAGCCTTCTCCCTCAGGTATCTCTCGTAGAGGTCCGGGCGCCGCAGGCGTGTTCGTTCGAGCGCCTGTTCGAGGCGCCATTTCTCGATCTCAGCATGGTGCCCGGACAGCAAAACTTCGGGAACCCGCATCCCCTCAAAAACCTCTGGGCGTGTATAGTGGGGATGGTCCAAGAGACCTCGTGCGAAGGAATCCGTCGACGCCGACTCGAAGTCGCTGAGCACGCCTGGCACCAAGCGTACCACGGCGTCGATCAGAACCAGAGCCGGGAGCTCGCCGCCGGAGAGAACGTAATCGCCAATGGAGATCTCGTCCGTCACCAAAGCCTGGCGAACGCGCTCGTCCACACCCTTGTAGTGCCCGCTGATCAGCACGAGGTGCCGCTCCCTCGAAAGCTCCTCTGCCAGCTTCTGATGGAAGGTCACGCCGTCGGGTGTTAGGAGGATCACCCGCGGGCGTTCCGGTTCGCACTCCTTCAAGATTTGCCGAACGCAGCGGAAGATGGGCTCCGGCTTCAGGATCATCCCCGGCCCGCCGCCGTAGGGGTAGTCATCGATCTGCTTGTGCTTGTCGGTAGTGTACCTGCGCAGGTCGTACACATCGATGCGAACCAGGCCCTTGGCCTGGGCCCGTCGCAAGATGCTCTCCTGCAACGGGCTCTGGACCAGGTTAGGAAACCCAGTGACAAGATGAATGCGGAGGCGGACTGCTGTCATTCCGTCAGGCCTTCCATGTCCCGGACCCGGATGATCCCGTCACGGAGATTCACTTCTACTACCACCTCGGCCACCGCGGGGATGAGGGTCTCCTTGTCGCCCTCGTGGACCACCCACACGTCGTTGGCGGGAAGCTCCAAGATCTCAGTGACCTTGCCCAGATACCGTCCGCCTGCGGTGTACACCGCAAGGCCTACCAACTGGAACGCGTAATAGGCATCGTCCTCGAGGGGAGGGACATCTTCGATAGGGATGAGAACCTCGCTGGAGCGCCACGCTTCGGCCTCGTCCCTCGACTCAATCCCCTGCAGTTTGAGCCAGATATGTCGCCCGCTGGCCCGGAAGCGCTCCACCGCGAACGCCGCTCGTCGCGGCCCCTCGGCCTCCAGGACGACACGTTGCACCCCGCGAAATCGCGCCACGCCATCGTCGACGCCCAAGACCCGGAGTTCCCCTCGGGTGCCGTGAGGCCGACTCACTACCCCGATCGACACCCATTTGCGCTCTTCCGACACCCTGGCTACTCTTTCTTCTCGAGGATTTCCAGCACGGCTCGCCTTCGGCCTTGCTTCGCGCAGGCAGCGGCAAGAAGTACTCGCATCGCCTTAGCGATTGCCCCACGGTGTCCGATCACCCTTCCCAGCTCCTGACGCGGCACGCGCAGCTCGAAGACGCTCGTCTGTTCCCCGGCCACCTCTACAACCTCGATGCTGTTCGGGTCGTCTACGAGGTGCTTCGCGATGAATTCCACAAATTCTCTCATCGCTCCACCCCTCCTTCCGCGAAGCCTAATCCCTGCTTGCGCAGCGTCGAATGGTGCTCATTCGCGGGTGCGCCAATAGTTGCACTCCAACCACCCGAAATGGTTCACCACCAGCCTCTGTCAAAGAACACTTTCGGGCAGGGGAGCCCCTCGCCCCTTTGGGCCGCGTGCTCTTCGATGACAGCAGAAACTGGCGCTACTCCTCTTGCGGCGTCGAACGGTCCTCAGCAGGAGCGGCCTCCACAGCCTCGGCCTCTGCTACCCCCGAACGTTTCTCCCTTTCTCTCTGCGCCCGGATGGCCTCGAGACGTTTCTGCCGCTCGAGCTGGAGCAGCTCCCACTTTTTCAGCTCTTCCTGGATCTTCGCCTCGTCCGCTCCGGACTTGAGCAAATGGAAGCGAAGCAAGATCCCATGGCGACGAAACAGACTCCGTACCGTCTCCGACGGACAGGCGCCTTTCATGAGCCAGTGCAGAGCCTTGTCCGCGTCGATGCGGACATCTGGAGGTTCCGTCATCGGGTTGTAGTAGCCGATGAGGTCCAGATAGCGCCCATCCCGACGTGTACGCGAATCCGCTACCACGATCCGGTAGAAGGGACTCTTCTTCTTCCCCATCCGAGTCAGCCTTATCCTGACTGCCAACGCCTTCCTCCCTGCGTGTTTCACCCAGCCTATTGCGACCACTGCAGCGCTTCATTTCCCGGGCCGCCTGCCGCCGAATGGCCTCGCTCCGGCCCCGGGCAAAAAGAAAAGGGCAATTGCCCCTCCTCTTGCCGCGATTCCCGTCGAGCACGCTGAATGTACCCAACGCTTTAGATTTCCGCAAGTTGTTTTTGGCTTGTGGGGGCCGCGCTTGGCCTGGACGTAGGTACCTGCCGTGAACTGAAGTCCCGACGCCCCCCGAAGTCGCTTCCACGTCCGGCATGGAGAGGAGGGCTACCCTCCAGGGATCAGACGGGAGGGTTGGTCCTGATCTCCTCCACCCTCCGCCCTTGGAGTGCGGCAGGTCAATCTTGCGCTGGTTTTTATCTTGCCTGTTCTGGCGAATGTTGATATATTGCCGGCAAGGAGAGAGGGCGACGGCGGTTTCGGAATAGCGGAAAATCTCCGAGATAAACCGACAGGAGGCGAAACCATGGCGATGCGAATCACCGAGGAG of the candidate division KSB1 bacterium genome contains:
- a CDS encoding Spy/CpxP family protein refolding chaperone, whose amino-acid sequence is MKRAVGIGMMLGLLLTTTLAFAQPGPFCDPDPDRPFWSKLDLTEEQQAKLAELRLQFAKETLATRNELGVKRLELQQLLMADSPDQKAIEAKVDEIHKLQATLQKKRIAHHLAVWKLLTPEQRKKAREMGWSRMGWGKPRWGGGVREQRRIMLREGPGPERRIEEKVIEVR
- a CDS encoding Spy/CpxP family protein refolding chaperone, encoding MMRARWTIYALLFSVAVNIAAVAVVIYLWTAGPRRGVGKGFSRPPREPWTELGLTPGQKAQFDSMRQEYFRSLHPLRERLREERAALARAVLEEGADSLAVAERVQKISQIQAEMELRTLRFFGELRKVLTPEQAARFQKTIEDIVRRREPRVRGRREPPFPEPREERREHPLPDMPKPQGGGLNEKSRGNWDDARFAADDYVGLCAAGSFL
- a CDS encoding RNA polymerase sigma factor → MESATTGKPGMDGRGNEERAPLEPLGTTESTSQRPDEEDGQLMIRAAAGDRWAYDRLVRRYYRKVYATSYRILGSSEDAADATQEIFLKVYSAASSFRPELRFSTWLYRICLNHCLNVLRWRKRRRWLSLNALLRSQAADEEGDELASLFRDVAAGPDELVEKNERAEAVRKAIESLPEKQRIAVILHRYEGLNYREIAEVMGTSVASVESRLHRAKLALAEKLAELLELPSTGPAAEASPPTKRRKD
- the rplS gene encoding 50S ribosomal protein L19; the protein is MNKVDLVTASQLKTDIPEFGPGDTVAVHVKVVEGDKERVQVFQGVVISRRGSGLNETFTVRKVSDGIGVERIFPLHSPNIVKIECLRRGKVRRAKLFYLRGLSTKAARIQEKRDRKENDTK
- the trmD gene encoding tRNA (guanosine(37)-N1)-methyltransferase TrmD, translating into MTAVRLRIHLVTGFPNLVQSPLQESILRRAQAKGLVRIDVYDLRRYTTDKHKQIDDYPYGGGPGMILKPEPIFRCVRQILKECEPERPRVILLTPDGVTFHQKLAEELSRERHLVLISGHYKGVDERVRQALVTDEISIGDYVLSGGELPALVLIDAVVRLVPGVLSDFESASTDSFARGLLDHPHYTRPEVFEGMRVPEVLLSGHHAEIEKWRLEQALERTRLRRPDLYERYLREKACEKDLAQ
- the rimM gene encoding ribosome maturation factor RimM (Essential for efficient processing of 16S rRNA), whose amino-acid sequence is MSEERKWVSIGVVSRPHGTRGELRVLGVDDGVARFRGVQRVVLEAEGPRRAAFAVERFRASGRHIWLKLQGIESRDEAEAWRSSEVLIPIEDVPPLEDDAYYAFQLVGLAVYTAGGRYLGKVTEILELPANDVWVVHEGDKETLIPAVAEVVVEVNLRDGIIRVRDMEGLTE
- a CDS encoding KH domain-containing protein; the encoded protein is MREFVEFIAKHLVDDPNSIEVVEVAGEQTSVFELRVPRQELGRVIGHRGAIAKAMRVLLAAACAKQGRRRAVLEILEKKE